The Chitinophaga lutea genome contains the following window.
AGATGATGCCGAAATTCACGCTTTTCGCATTGCGGCGCATATCGGACGTGACATCGGAAAGGTCAACCCCGTAGACTTTTGCCGCAGTGGCAGTGTGAATGTCGAGCCCGCTGGTAAAGGCCGCTGTCATATTTTCATCCTGGCTGATCGCTGCGATGATGCGCAACTCGATCTGGGAATAGTCGGCCGACAGCAGGGTGTATTCTTCATTACGCGGCACGAACGCCTTCCGCACCTCTCGGCCGCGCTCCGTACGGATGGGGATGTTCTGCAGGTTCGGGTTATTGGAACTAAGGCGGCCGGTAACGGCCACGGCCTGGTTGTAGGAAGTATGCACGCGGTTGGTGCGCGGGTTGATCATTAACGGCAACGCATCTACGTAAGTAGATTTCAGCTTGCTCAGTTCGCGGAATACGAGGATGTTTTCCACGATGGGGTGTTTGGCCGAGAGTTTGGCCAGCACGTCCTCCCCCGTGGCGTATTGTCCTGTGCGGGTTTTTTTCGCCTTCGGATCCAGCTGCAGTTTTTCGAACAGCACTTCACCGAGCTGTTTCGGGGAGGCGAGGTTGAACCGCACGCCGGCCTGCTGGTACACGCTTTCCTCGGCTATTTTGATTTCGGACTCGAGGGAGCGGGAATAATCCGCCAGTGCCTGCGTATCGATGGCGATGCCTTCGTACTCCATGTCGGTGAGCACTTTCACGAGCGGGTTTTCGATGCGGTAGAGCACGTCTTCCACTTTCCGCTCCGTCACCAGCGGCACGAATTTGCTTTTCAGCTGCAGGGTGATGTCTGCGTCTTCCGCCGCGTATTCCTTGATTTTCTCCAGTTCCACATCGCGCATGCTGCCCTGGCCTTTGCCCTTTTTGCCGATCAGCGTTTCGATGGAAACGGGGGCGTACTGGAGGTACTGGGCACTGAGCAGATCCATGCTGCGCCGGCCTTCCGGCTCAATGAGGTAGTGGGCCAGCATGGTATCGAAAATGGTGCCTTTTACTTCGATGCCGTACCATTTGAGCACGATCAGGTCGTATTTGGCGTTCTGCCCGATGAACAACGCATCTTCCCGCTCGAACACCGGGCGGAAGCGCTCCAGTATCTCGATGGCGCCTTCACGGTTCGCCGGCATGGGAATATACCAGCCTTCACCGGGCTGGATGGAAAAACTCATGCCCACGATATCGGCGGCATTGGCGTCCGTGCCCGTGGTTTCCGTATCGAAGCTGATTTCGGGGACGGTCATCAGGGTGGCCACCACGGCGGCATGTTCTTCCGGCGTACTGGCAAGGTAATAAGTATGTGGCGTGTTCTCGATGTTCCTGTCGGCTACGAGCCCGGCAGGCTCCAGCGCTTCCGCCTGCTGGGCGAGGTTTTCGGCTGTGGAGGTTTCCACGGCATTGCCGAAGAGGTCCTGCTGCACGGGTTTGCCGGAAGCGGCCGCCTCTCCGCCGATGGCGCTGAAAGTATCGCCCAGTATGCGTTTGCCGAGGGTTTTGAATTCCAGTTCGGAGAAAATTTCGGTGAGCTGCTCCTTGTTGACTTCGGTGCAGCAGAAATCCTCTTCATGGAAACTCACCGGTACATTGGTGATGATGGTGGCGAGTTTTTTGGAGAGGATGGCGCTTTCGGCGCCGGCTTTTATTTTTTCGCCCATCTTGCCGCTGATCTTGTCTGCATTGGCGAGCACATTTTCGAGAGAGCCCCATTCCGCGAGCAGCTTCATGGCTGTTTTTTCCCCAACGCCGGGGATGCCGGGGATGTTATCCACAGAGTCGCCCATCAGGCCGAGGATGTCGATCACCTGGTGCACATCCTTGATCTGCCAGCGTTCGCACACTTCCTTCGGGCCGAGGATCTCTTCCTTGTTGCCGAGGGCGGGCGGTTTCCAGATAAACACATTGTCTTTCACCAGCTGGCCGTAATCCTTGTCGGGCGTTACCATGTATACGGTATAACCTTGTGCGGCGGCCTGCCAGGCCACGGTGCCGATAATATCGTCGGCCTCATACCCGTCGAGCTCCAGCACGGGGATGTTAAACCCGTTGATGATGCGCTTGATGTCGGGCAGGGCGGCGATGAGATCTTCCGGCGCTTCTTCGCGGTTGGCTTTATAATCTTCAAAATCCGTGTGCCGTTCGGTAGGGGCATGTGTATCGAAGGCCACTGCGATGTGGGTGGGTTTTTCTTTGTTCAGCAGGTCCAGCAGGGTAGTGGTGAATCCAAACTGGGCGTTGGTGTTGCGCCCTTTGCTGGTGAGCCGTGGGTTCCTGATCAATGCATAATAGGCGCGGTAAATGAGCGCCATGGCGTCTAATAAAAAGAGTTTCTTGCTCATGGCGGTAAAAGTAAACAAAATGGCCAGATGGAACATTCCTGTTTCATAATTTTACAGGATGAAGAAAACCTATCACTTAGCCAACTGCGATACCTGCAGGAGGATTCTGGACGAAACGGGCGTTGCCGCCAAAGGTTTTGAGCTGCAGGATATCAAAACGGAAAAGATCACGCCGGCGCAGCTGGATGAAATGAAAAAACTGGCGGGTAGCTACGAGGCGCTGTTCAGCCGCCGCTCCATGAAATTCCGCCCCATGGGCCTCCATGAAAAGGAGCTGACGGAAGCGGACTACCGCAAACTTATCCTGGAAGAATACACGTTCCTGAAACGGCCGGTCACCATTGCGGGCAAGAAAATATTCGTCGGCAACGACAAAAAAACGGTGACCGCCCTGAAGGAGTTTTTGTTAACCAATTCCAAATAAAAGAATATCCTAAAGTGTTTCGGCGAAGTCGCGCACCACTTTTTTGTAGGCCGTCATGTCATGGCCGTGTTGAAAAGCGGTGAACGGGAAGGTCTTCACCGCCTCCAGCGCTTTTCTCAGTTTGAACTGGTGCTGGGGGAGGCTGTAGAAGTACCCTTTCTGCATGAGGTATTTGCCGAGATATTCCTGTTCCGACTGGCCGGGGGTGGGCACGAGGATGGCTTTTTTGTTCAGTTTGGCGAGGTCCATCAGGGTGGTGTACCCGGAGCGGCACAGCACCATATCCGCAGCCAGCATGGCTTCGTTGAGGTCGCGGGCATTGAGGTGGCTCACCTGTGAAATGCCCGGGGCCACTTCGCGGCGGGCCGCCTGGTCCGGCCGGCCGCTGACGATCAGGGCTTTGATACCCGGCATCTCCCGGAGCTCGGCCAGAATGAGCTCTTCGAGGTTGGTGCGCTGGGGCTCGGGCCCGGAAATGAGGGCCAGCAGGTCGTATTTTTTCTCTACCCCGGGCATGGGCTCGAAGCGGGAAAGGCAGCCGAGGTATTCGGTGTGCGCCGGCAGTTCCTTCGGATGGGCCAGTATGCCGCTCAGGTTGGGCTCACCGGCGAAATCGGGCACCCAGCAGGCCGTATAGCGGTTGATGAAACGGTAGTTTATTTTTTGCAACAGCCTTTCCGTAACGCCGCCGAAGGGCGTTTTGATCAGCAGCTGGTGGGAAATGAAAATACAGGGAATATCGGGGTGGTACAGCCCGAAGCGGTTGTCCGAGATCACGGCATCGATGCCCAGTTCGGCCACCGTTTTGCGGAGCCAGGCCTGCTCGAACCGCACGGCGCGCCATATTTTGGGGATCTGGCGGACGATCTTGAGGCCGAAAAACAGCCCTTTTTGTGAATAACGGATGTGATAACCGGGGAGGGGGAGGATGGTGAGCTGGGGGAACTCGGCACCCAGCAGGGCGGCGTGTTTGCCTTCGGCCGCAATAACTATTTCACAGCCAGCGTTTAATAGTTCGTGTATCAGCGGAATGTCGCGCGTGGCGTGGCCCAATCCCCAATCCAGGGGTACAATGAGCACTTTTTTTGGCACCTGGTCGTTTGTGGACAAATAATTAAATTTTTTTTGCGAAAATAGTTTAATTTAGAAATGACCATTGTTAAGAAAATGTTGTGTAATTACTATCAGCTGGGGGAGTGAACAGACTTAAAAATAATATGCATCAATGAAAAAGCACAACTGGTTCTTAGTTTTTCTGATAATGGTCGGCTTAACGTGGCAAGGTTGCAGTGTTCTGAAGAAAAATGATTGTGGGTGCCCTCCCATGCAAAAAGGCAGGATGAAACACTAAATTTTATCGCACTATACCTGAAAAGAAATTCCCGTAAAACGGAGTACACGTTATTGAAAAAGTGATGTCAACAAAAAGAGAAAACAATCAAACGTAATTAGCATGAAGCCTGTAGAGAGGGATTTACTCATCTTGTTACACGAAGACCGTTACAACGAGCAGGAAATCCAGTATGAAGTGAAGCAGATCAGCGATATGTTATCGCTGGTGGAAACCATGGACTATCTTGTCGCCGCCACCGAAGTAGCGGACTGCAACAAACACCGCGTCAGCAGCAAGCGCCGCGTGCTGGAACGTGCATTCTTCCGTAAAGAGCCCAAAGCTTTTGAGTTTATCGTCCACAAAAACTAAGCGTGTATTTTTAGCGTCAATCCGGTAGCCGTTATTCTACCCTGATTCCTTCTGCGTATATCTCACCCGAATTACTGTTCAAAAAAACCGGCGGCCTTCCATCGCCCGGGACGTGTTATTTTCTAAAATTCTTGTTGTAGGTTTGCGGGCAAACAAAATCCGTTGTGATGATCGATTTTTCGCATCTGCAGGACTTTCTGCGTCCTGTTTCCAAAACACAGATCAATGATGACGAACCGTATGAGCACCTGCAGATAGGCAGTTCCATAGACGTCTATGAAGAAGATAATATTCCGGACCTGGATGCGGCCGATATTGTTTTGCTCGGCGCGGGCGAAACGCGCGGCAACGGCCTGCCGAATGGCCGTACGGACGCGCCGGACGTGGTGCGCCGCGAATTCTACCGGCTTTTCCACTGGCACCAGGACGTGCGCCTGGCCGATGCCGGCAACCTGCTTTCCGGCCGCTCCCTGAACGATGCCTACGCCGCCTATAAAAGCGTGGTAACGGAACTGATCGATGCCGGCAAAACCGTGATCATCCTCGGCGGCTCGCACGACCTCACGTACGCCCAGTACCAGGCCTACGCCATGAAAAAATACATCATCGAGGTAACGGTGGCCGATGCGCTCATAGACCTCCAGGAAACGGAAGTGCGCTCGCAGAACTTCCTCCTCAATATGTTCATGGAGCAGCCCAACTACATCCGCCATTATAACCATATCGGTTTCCAGAGTTATTTCGTACAGCCGCGCATGCTCGAAACGCTCGACAAACTGCGGTTCGACTGTTACCGCCTCGGCAAGGTGCGGGAAAACATCGAAGAGATAGAGCCCGTGCTGCGCAATACCGACCTGTTCAGCGTAGACATCAACATGATCAAACATACGGACGCACCGGCCAGCTCCCTCTCCCCGAACGGGTTCAGCGGAGAAGAAGCCTGCGCCCTGTCGAGGTACGCCGGGATGAGCTCCCAGCTCAGTACCTACGGCATCTACGGGTACAATCCCGATAAAGACCGCGATAACCTCACGGCCAAACAGATCGCCCAGATGCTCTGGTATTTTATGGACGGGCGTTCCGTAAAAAACAAGGAGGCCCAGCTCATTCACCGCGAGTCGTTCCTCGAGTTCCACATCGCCTTTACCGACATCGACACCATTTTCCTGAAAAGCAAAAAAACCGGCCGCTGGTGGATGCAGCTGCCCGATAAAAATTTCGTGCCCTGCGCCTACAGCGATTACCTGCTGGCCAGCAACAACGAAATTCCGGAAAGGTGGCTCCGCAGCCAGGAAAGACTTTGATCTTTATGATGTAAATTTGGTTACCACGGGGCTCATTTATTTTCATCATTCATAATCCGAGAATCGCCTTTGACTACTCCTTCGCGCCGCGCACGAATTGCCCGTCTGAACCTCATCCAGAATTCACAGGATGCGGTGCTGATCGCTATTGGCGTGCTGCTGGCCGCCCTGGGCCTGAAAGCGTTCCTGCTCCCCAATGCTTTTCTCGACGGCGGGGTAACGGGTATTTCGCTGCTGGTGAACCGCCTTACGGGCTGGTCCATTTCGGTTCTGCTCGTCGTCATTAACCTGCCGTTCATCCTGCTGGCCTACCGCCAGCTTTCCCGGGCATTCACCCTGAAAACCATCGCCGCCATCGTGGGCCTGGCCTGCTGCCTGGTGTTTATCGAGGTGCCGGTGATCACGCACGACAAACTGCTGATCGCCATTTTCGGCGGGTTTTTCCTGGGAGCGGGCATCGGCATGTCTATCCGCGGCGGCGCCGTGCTCGACGGCACGGAGGTGCTGGCCCTGTTCATCAACCGTAAGACCGTACTGTCCGTCGGAGAAGTGATCATGTATTTCAACGTGTTGATCTTCGCGGTGGCCGCCATCCTCATCAACATCGAAACCGCGCTGTACGCCATGCTGACGTATATGTCGGCTTCCAAAACGGTCGACTTCGTGATCAGCGGTTTCGAAGAATACATCGCGCTGACGGTGATCTCGGACAAAAGCGAGCTCATCCGCAAAACGCTTACCCTGAAACTGAAAAAAGGGGTGACGGTGTTCAAAGGCAAAAGCGGCTACGGGAAAAGAGGAGAAATCAACAACGACATAGAAATCGTCTATACGGTGGTAACCCGCCTGGAAGTGCATAAAATTATAGATGAGATTGAAAAAATCGATGAAAAAGCGTTTATTGTGCAACACAATATCAACGATACGCGCGGCGGGATGATCAAGCGCCGGGCCACTCATCATTAAATGCCTTCAATTTTCACCACATGAAGAACAGCTTTGTTGCCACATTGCTTATGATCACTGCATTTCACGCCACCGCCCAGGAAAGGATAGACCTTTATCCCGGCCAGCCGCAACTCAAAATCGCCGGCGGCCGCAAAATCGACGATGTTCCGCACATCAATCACTATAAGGCCCGCGCCGACAAAAAGAACGGCGCTGCCGTGCTGATTTGTCCCGGTGGGGGATACGCCCACCTCGCGGTTGACCACGAAGGAAAGGACGTGGCGGCGTTTTACACCGAACAGGGTTTCGACGCCATCGTGCTGCACTACCGCCTCAACGACGCTTCGCAAAGCGGCTCCCGCTTTCCCGCGCAATACAACGACGTCACCAACGCCATGCGCCTCGTCAAATCGAAAGCCGCGGCCTGGCAACTGGATCCCGAAAAGATAGGCGTGCTGGGGTTTTCAGCCGGAGGGCATCTCGCCTCCACGCTGGCTACCATGCTCATCCCCGCCAGCGGCCAGCCCAGGAACGAACTGGAAAAATGGAGCAGCCGCCCGGCTTTCGCGATACTGGTATACCCTGTTATCAGCATGAGCGAAAGTTTCCGGCACAACGGCAGCGCCGTGAACCTGCTCGGGCCCGATGCTTCCGCGGCCCTGAAAGATTCACTGTCTACCGATAAACGGGTGACCGCGGAAACGCCGCCCACCATGCTGATCCACGCCACGGACGATAAAGGTGTGCCGATCGAAAACAGCTTCGTTTTTTACAACGCGCTCCGCAAAAACAATGTGCCCGCCACCATGCACGTATACGATCATGGCGGCCACGGCTTCGGGATGGCGCCGAAAGACCCGGTGCTCAACAGCTGGCCGGCACTGAGCGTTACCTGGATCAACGGGGTGCTCGGGAAAGGGAAATAATGACTGAATTCCATCGAACGGATGAAATATAAAAAGCGGCGGTCCCACCGGACCGCCGCTTTCGTTTTATGCGTGATATTTTTCAATTCGGTTTTCCTGTAACCGCGCCTGAAAGGGCATCGCACCTCAACGGGCAGCATTATCACCGGGTTCAGGTCGTCTCCCGGCGGCACTTGTCGTTTTCGTTTAAAACCCGTTGTTGTTTAACGGTCGAAGTGCGGCACTGGCAATTTACCCGTTTCACGGTACGCACCATATCAGCGCGCCTGTTTTACATGAATTTATCCGCCTCTCGGTATGCCTGGATCAGCGCCATTTCGCCTTCCTTGCCGGGTTTGGCGTTGCCGTGCTCCATGCCCATCACACCGCGGTAGCCTTTATCGTACAGGTGTTTGAAGATGTTTTTGTAATTGATCTCGCCGGTGCCGGGCTCTTTACGGCCGGGGTTATCACCGATCTGGATGT
Protein-coding sequences here:
- the polA gene encoding DNA polymerase I codes for the protein MSKKLFLLDAMALIYRAYYALIRNPRLTSKGRNTNAQFGFTTTLLDLLNKEKPTHIAVAFDTHAPTERHTDFEDYKANREEAPEDLIAALPDIKRIINGFNIPVLELDGYEADDIIGTVAWQAAAQGYTVYMVTPDKDYGQLVKDNVFIWKPPALGNKEEILGPKEVCERWQIKDVHQVIDILGLMGDSVDNIPGIPGVGEKTAMKLLAEWGSLENVLANADKISGKMGEKIKAGAESAILSKKLATIITNVPVSFHEEDFCCTEVNKEQLTEIFSELEFKTLGKRILGDTFSAIGGEAAASGKPVQQDLFGNAVETSTAENLAQQAEALEPAGLVADRNIENTPHTYYLASTPEEHAAVVATLMTVPEISFDTETTGTDANAADIVGMSFSIQPGEGWYIPMPANREGAIEILERFRPVFEREDALFIGQNAKYDLIVLKWYGIEVKGTIFDTMLAHYLIEPEGRRSMDLLSAQYLQYAPVSIETLIGKKGKGQGSMRDVELEKIKEYAAEDADITLQLKSKFVPLVTERKVEDVLYRIENPLVKVLTDMEYEGIAIDTQALADYSRSLESEIKIAEESVYQQAGVRFNLASPKQLGEVLFEKLQLDPKAKKTRTGQYATGEDVLAKLSAKHPIVENILVFRELSKLKSTYVDALPLMINPRTNRVHTSYNQAVAVTGRLSSNNPNLQNIPIRTERGREVRKAFVPRNEEYTLLSADYSQIELRIIAAISQDENMTAAFTSGLDIHTATAAKVYGVDLSDVTSDMRRNAKSVNFGIIYGQSAFGLSENLGIPRSEAKSLIDNYFAQYPGIKAYMENQVKSAQKNGYVQTMMGRKRWLKDINSSNAVVRGFAERNAINMPIQGTAADLIKLAMISLHKTFREHNFRSRMLLQVHDELVFDAHLDEVEIIKPLILEGMRNAMPLGVPVEAELGTGKNWLEAH
- a CDS encoding YitT family protein; the encoded protein is MTTPSRRARIARLNLIQNSQDAVLIAIGVLLAALGLKAFLLPNAFLDGGVTGISLLVNRLTGWSISVLLVVINLPFILLAYRQLSRAFTLKTIAAIVGLACCLVFIEVPVITHDKLLIAIFGGFFLGAGIGMSIRGGAVLDGTEVLALFINRKTVLSVGEVIMYFNVLIFAVAAILINIETALYAMLTYMSASKTVDFVISGFEEYIALTVISDKSELIRKTLTLKLKKGVTVFKGKSGYGKRGEINNDIEIVYTVVTRLEVHKIIDEIEKIDEKAFIVQHNINDTRGGMIKRRATHH
- a CDS encoding arsenate reductase family protein — its product is MKKTYHLANCDTCRRILDETGVAAKGFELQDIKTEKITPAQLDEMKKLAGSYEALFSRRSMKFRPMGLHEKELTEADYRKLILEEYTFLKRPVTIAGKKIFVGNDKKTVTALKEFLLTNSK
- a CDS encoding glycosyltransferase, which codes for MSTNDQVPKKVLIVPLDWGLGHATRDIPLIHELLNAGCEIVIAAEGKHAALLGAEFPQLTILPLPGYHIRYSQKGLFFGLKIVRQIPKIWRAVRFEQAWLRKTVAELGIDAVISDNRFGLYHPDIPCIFISHQLLIKTPFGGVTERLLQKINYRFINRYTACWVPDFAGEPNLSGILAHPKELPAHTEYLGCLSRFEPMPGVEKKYDLLALISGPEPQRTNLEELILAELREMPGIKALIVSGRPDQAARREVAPGISQVSHLNARDLNEAMLAADMVLCRSGYTTLMDLAKLNKKAILVPTPGQSEQEYLGKYLMQKGYFYSLPQHQFKLRKALEAVKTFPFTAFQHGHDMTAYKKVVRDFAETL
- a CDS encoding alpha/beta hydrolase, giving the protein MKNSFVATLLMITAFHATAQERIDLYPGQPQLKIAGGRKIDDVPHINHYKARADKKNGAAVLICPGGGYAHLAVDHEGKDVAAFYTEQGFDAIVLHYRLNDASQSGSRFPAQYNDVTNAMRLVKSKAAAWQLDPEKIGVLGFSAGGHLASTLATMLIPASGQPRNELEKWSSRPAFAILVYPVISMSESFRHNGSAVNLLGPDASAALKDSLSTDKRVTAETPPTMLIHATDDKGVPIENSFVFYNALRKNNVPATMHVYDHGGHGFGMAPKDPVLNSWPALSVTWINGVLGKGK
- a CDS encoding formimidoylglutamase, whose product is MIDFSHLQDFLRPVSKTQINDDEPYEHLQIGSSIDVYEEDNIPDLDAADIVLLGAGETRGNGLPNGRTDAPDVVRREFYRLFHWHQDVRLADAGNLLSGRSLNDAYAAYKSVVTELIDAGKTVIILGGSHDLTYAQYQAYAMKKYIIEVTVADALIDLQETEVRSQNFLLNMFMEQPNYIRHYNHIGFQSYFVQPRMLETLDKLRFDCYRLGKVRENIEEIEPVLRNTDLFSVDINMIKHTDAPASSLSPNGFSGEEACALSRYAGMSSQLSTYGIYGYNPDKDRDNLTAKQIAQMLWYFMDGRSVKNKEAQLIHRESFLEFHIAFTDIDTIFLKSKKTGRWWMQLPDKNFVPCAYSDYLLASNNEIPERWLRSQERL